The sequence below is a genomic window from Gammaproteobacteria bacterium.
GCATTCCAGCCCGAAGAGCCATTACTGGCTGTTGAGCTGCAAACGCTGGATGCGATCACCATTGAAGAGGCTGATAAAACACTGCGTCTGGAGAGAAAAGAGGGGCAGTGGCAACTGCCGGAATTGGCTAATTCTCCAGTATCCGAAATCAAGTTTGAGCAAGTTTTGGGCAAGTTAAATCAGCTTAAAAAAGGTTGGCCAGGCGCGACGACAGAAGATGCAGCAATGCGCTTTAAGGTGTCGGACAAACAGTTTGAACGAAAATTAACCTTTTATAAAGGCGAAACAATTGTTCAAACACTCTTCATTGGAACATCGCCTGGCTTTCGTAAAGTACATGTACGTATTGATGGTGATCATAATATTTACACGGTTGAATTCAGTGCCTTTGAATTAAGTGTAAAACCGAGCGATTGGGCCAAGCAAGAGTCGGCCTCCAGCGCTCTTGAGTCAACAAAGGAAGATGCCGATAAATTGAGCAACTGATCATAAACTGTTAAGGATGACGCTTATGTCTATAGAGCTTGATGAAAAAACACAAATAGAAAAGTGGAAAGATAAATATTATGACAGCCTGGATCAGCTGGAGGCGAAAGAAGCCACATATCAAAAAGTTGAAGAGACTTTACGGAGCGCCTTATCACACTTGTGTATCGCAGCCATGGGGATGGCACCTAACGCTGATAAACAGCTAGAAGTATTGCGATGTAATATTCGTGACGGTGATGATGGCAATCAACTGAAAGCCTCGATCAAAAAAATTATCGACACCCTTGACCACTTTGAAGAGAAACAGTCCAATACCACAGGATTATCGTCGACTTCTAATATTTTGAGTATCAATGAAGTATTGCTGCAGTTACTGGAACGACTGGAGGGCTCGGCAGAGTCAGCGGCTTTAATCACTGGCTTGAAAGTACGTTTAGAGCAGGAAGTGGATACTGATACATGGCCCGCATTGATTGTTGATATTGCCGAAGCAATTTCAGGTTTACGAAAAAAAGCCCAGGAAGAGATTAAAGAAGTTGCTGAATTTCTTTCTCAATTAACAACACGTTTACAAGAGTTGGAAGAGTACTTTCAGGTTGAAAAAATAGAGCATAAAAGTTCGCTTGAAGATAGTCTGATATTAAATGAGCGGGTGCAGTCCCAAGTCAGAGGTATTGAAAACAGTGTTCAGGAGGCCGCTGATCTTGATCAGGTTAAGTTGTTGATACAAAAACGTATGGAAACAATATCTTCTAATCTGGAACAGTTTGTTAAACATGAAGAGCAGCGCAACCATGATGCGAACAAGCGTACAGAAATTCTGACCAACCGTTTAAAAACATTAGAGCAGGAGTCTGCCCAGCTTAGAGTCAGCATCCATAAAGAGCGTGAAGCCGCATTAAAAGATACGCTCACAGGCCTCTTTAACCGCTTGGCCTATGATGAACGGATAGAGCAGGAGTATTTGCGGTGGCAGCGTTATCAAAACCCATTGTCAATATTAGTGGCTGATGTTGATTTTTTTAAAAAAATTAATGATACCTTTGGTCACAAGGCGGGTGATAAAGT
It includes:
- a CDS encoding DUF4340 domain-containing protein encodes the protein MNRIMTILVAVLVAQGALALFLNMTGDDYSAFQPEEPLLAVELQTLDAITIEEADKTLRLERKEGQWQLPELANSPVSEIKFEQVLGKLNQLKKGWPGATTEDAAMRFKVSDKQFERKLTFYKGETIVQTLFIGTSPGFRKVHVRIDGDHNIYTVEFSAFELSVKPSDWAKQESASSALESTKEDADKLSN
- a CDS encoding diguanylate cyclase, with amino-acid sequence MSIELDEKTQIEKWKDKYYDSLDQLEAKEATYQKVEETLRSALSHLCIAAMGMAPNADKQLEVLRCNIRDGDDGNQLKASIKKIIDTLDHFEEKQSNTTGLSSTSNILSINEVLLQLLERLEGSAESAALITGLKVRLEQEVDTDTWPALIVDIAEAISGLRKKAQEEIKEVAEFLSQLTTRLQELEEYFQVEKIEHKSSLEDSLILNERVQSQVRGIENSVQEAADLDQVKLLIQKRMETISSNLEQFVKHEEQRNHDANKRTEILTNRLKTLEQESAQLRVSIHKEREAALKDTLTGLFNRLAYDERIEQEYLRWQRYQNPLSILVADVDFFKKINDTFGHKAGDKVLQVIAQKMEESVRGTDMVARYGGEEFVFIMPNTAVDNAMAVANKLRTEIEKLQFHYRDKPVNITISCGVSEFSNDDQPDTVFERADQALYEAKNSGRNCCVAK